The following coding sequences are from one Deinococcus sedimenti window:
- a CDS encoding helix-turn-helix domain-containing protein, protein MPGWQPTHYSRAQLEERRLAALAWIERGTHRNQEIANHFGVSVHTAYTWKARLRRNGGLKATIASGA, encoded by the coding sequence ATGCCCGGTTGGCAACCGACCCACTACTCCCGCGCTCAACTCGAGGAGCGCCGCCTCGCCGCTCTCGCATGGATTGAACGCGGAACCCATCGGAACCAGGAGATTGCGAATCACTTCGGTGTCTCCGTCCATACGGCCTACACCTGGAAAGCACGATTGCGACGCAATGGTGGCCTGAAGGCCACCATTGCCAGTGGCGCAA